One genomic window of Pocillopora verrucosa isolate sample1 chromosome 8, ASM3666991v2, whole genome shotgun sequence includes the following:
- the LOC131792503 gene encoding gelsolin-like protein 2, with product MADLDSNYIEGLSDYRWKEAEIPIYVDRDIDVKDWIAISAEPATDKPRAWKITDSGIVEWSLAAKGKFFSQEVYIVLNRTSLKTSTSCDIHCWIGKQASSELYKKALYNATAFGEAMEGRALVHREVQDFESKRFINYFQYFTVLKGESDQMANCDLRSEYKTRLLRLTGPNAAGKICVRETATKRGALDSNDVFIIDSGLKIYQWNGMFNKDRKKAEKATEYAKQLQAERGTSGFTVVIVDESEKTKNHALYDLFPYQAKKRKPSRQESIALTVGQLQKKKMMFTVSLTPRLEFKKVAEGADLCSRRMKSEEVTLVDVRFGKMDAEDHLFVRVGEDWAGDKNSGLMYAHHYLKQCPDVDQHPTIAVTVVKEGQLSTQLNGAISS from the exons ATGGCAGACCTAGATTCCAATTACATAGAAGGACTTTCGGATTACCGCTGGAAAGAAGCAGAGATACCAATTTATGTAGACCGTGATATAGACGTTAAG GATTGGATAGCAATTTCTGCTGAACCTGCGACTGACAAACCACGGGCCTGGAAAATCACTGACTCTGGT ATCGTAGAATGGAGTTTAGCCGCCAAAGGAAAATTCTTCAGCCAAGAAGTGTACATAGTGTTGAATCGTACATCTCTTAAAACATCA acTAGTTGTGATATCCACTGCTGGATTGGTAAGCAAGCCTCGTCCGAGTTGTACAAAAAGGCTTTGTATAATGCTACTGCGTTTGGCGAGGCG ATGGAAGGCAGAGCACTTGTTCACCGAGAAGTTCAAGACTTTGAATCAAAGCggtttattaattattttcaatattttacgGTTTTAAAAGGAGA ATCTGATCAAATGGCAAACTGTGACCTCCGCTCTGAATACAAGACACGGCTTCTCCGTTTGACTGGACCAAATGCTGCG GGAAAGATTTGCGTTCGAGAGACGGCAACGAAGAGGGGAGCACTGGACTCGAATGATGTGTTTATAATTGACAGTGGACTCAAAATTTACCAG TGGAATGGTATGTTTAACAAAGATAGAAAGAAGGCTGAGAAAGCTACTGAATACGCCAAACAGCTTCAG GCTGAGCGTGGAACATCAGGATTCACTGTGGTCATTGTTG ATGAAAGCGAGAAGACAAAGAACCATGCTTTGTACGATCTTTTCCCATATCAGGCTAAAAAGCGAAAACCATCCAGACAAGAG TCTATTGCACTAACTGTTGGACAacttcagaagaaaaaaatgatgtttACCGTCAGTTT GACTCCTCGACTGGAATTCAAGAAAGTTGCTGAAGGAGCAGATCTGTGCAGCCGAAGGATGAAATCTGAAGAAG TGACCCTTGTTGATGTGCGTTTCGGAAAAATGGATGCAGAAGACCATTTGTTCGTTCGAGTTGGAGAAGACTGGGCAGGCGACAAGAACAGTGGCTTGATGTATGCACAT CACTACCTTAAGCAGTGCCCAGATGTGGACCAGCATCCCACTATTGCCGTCACTGTGGTCAAGGAAGGACAACTGTCCACTCAATTGAATGGCGCAATAAGCTCATAG
- the LOC131792479 gene encoding uncharacterized protein: protein MLAFASLFDDIGKVSQEKFRLWLFTKMVDDHWAARHDRNKVDLAFIVDCTGSMGLHIKQAQKHVRSIAETVSRTAFNVKLGLVEYRDHPPQDNSFITKVHDFTHSVEEMKKWVDGMSARGGGDGPESVACALDAASKLNYRKDATKICVLIADAPPHGLGLEHDGFPDGCPTGNDPLQACRAMVEKGIVLYCVGCEPNILRYKDFFMGLAYITGGQYVPLSKAQGLSKVIINASLEEVAHENIMGYVEDFLNMALEEMKGKKQKVTVDDLAEKLQEHLNLRNVKSRQLQCNSAELQPPTPTAKRISGLKKLSQVQQFLEKDTPMDYRLFYMNNVTVEVTITEPAEVTKLLSERLLTKALGRQKIPVEHDEETGEITIYEPFMSGASPAV from the exons ATGCTGGCTTTTGCTTCCTTGTTTGACGACATTGGAAAGGTCTCGCAGGAAAAATTTAGACTCTGGTTATTCACGAAGATGGTCGATGATCATTGGGCTGCTCGTCATGACAGAAACAAAGTTGACCTCGCCTTCATTGTCGACTGTACAGGTTCCATGGGTCTTCATATCAAGCAAGCGCAAAAACACGTTCGAAGTATCGCCGAAACTGTTTCGCGAACTGCATTCAACGTGAAGCTTGGGCTGGTAGAGTACAGAGATCACCCTCCCCAGGATAACTCATTTATAACGAAAGTTCACGATTTTACACATTCCgtagaggaaatgaaaaaatggGTGGATGGTATGAGCGCAAGAGGCGGTGGAGATGGTCCTGAGTCAGTGGCTTGTGCTTTGGACGCAGCTTCCAAACTCAACTACAGAAAAGATGCTACCAAGATTTGTGTTCTCATTG CTGATGCCCCTCCTCATGGACTTGGACTAGAGCATGATGGTTTCCCTGATGGCTGTCCAACTGGCAATGACCCTCTACAGGCTTGTAGAGCTATGGTGGAGAAGGGAATTGTACTGTACTGTGTAGGATGTGAACCAAACATCCTACGCTACAAAGATTTCTTTATGGGTTTGGCATACATAACTGGTGGCCAGTATGTTCCTCTCTCCAAAGCTCAGGGTTTATCAAAG GTAATAATAAATGCCTCACTTGAGGAGGTTGCCCATGAGAACATTATGGGATATGTTGAAGACTTCTTAAACATGGCCCTtgaagaaatgaaaggaaagaaacagaAGGTAACTGTAGATGACTTGGCTGAAAAACTTCAAGAGCATTTAAACCTGAGAAATGTCAAATCCCGCCAACTTCAGTGCAACTCTGCAGAACTCCAGCCCCCCACACCAACAGCAAAGAGAATTTctgggttaaaaaaattgtcacaagTTCAGCAGTTCCTAGAGAAAGACACTCCAATGGACTACAGATTATTTTACATGAACAATGTCACAGTGGAGGTCACCATAACCGAGCCAGCAGAAGTTACTAAACTCTTGTCTGAAAGGTTACTTACGAAGGCACTTGGCAGGCAGAAAATACCTGTGGAACATGATGAAGAAACTGGTGAGATAACCATCTATGAGCCATTTATGTCTGGAGCAAGTCCTGCAGTGTAA
- the LOC131792476 gene encoding uncharacterized protein, protein MATHGTASRVVVSGKRLLNPFRTFLHRVSSEILEEDLKSLKFILADEIPEGILENCQKSTDLFSYMIKKCLIGENDLDFLAELFICINRSDLAERVKVFISKSPSSLGMGSAPIAQVTRELPAMGKAMVRFMLSGNNIDQRATLQQLKIGICAALRIKNSDINFVKTEEEANNSACFTFQIPKNDGLLNSLRNDALQKEDWLCQCGIQAVRVGGDASYICLVQPLTHPPKDTQARLSQLLQAESGADLKWKDFVNKDNLDLIVVVERTKNRKFHTRLKTQLAHLVEMICVRDYNFRLALVCYQDHTFPVSNAITWWFTKEKDVMKSHIHYLNESRIPCSENGLADGLALVQDLATKEDSKSCRKDANRVCILLPSVNERTSLETYKCSHGHDVMKICRQLAENSVTLYTVGIMQPTTASPFGRNPLPEFFSGISLKTGGRYIQTQNIKQLPVIIMCAIKEDLSLERLIGTAHDIVLPHVIEKYGDINVEELTKMLREELNRRSCLAKGIVLQNSVSVLRESELAQKLSYDEDLESACCTFREGVKRLQQAEMPTNGLPQDVDMEKVTSDLARITISKDQEITDDLSERLVRKVGHRAFYCTSS, encoded by the exons ATGGCTACCCATGGAACTGCGTCAAGAGTAGTTGTCTCGGGAAAGCGTCTTTTGAACCCTTTCCGTACTTTTCTACATCGTGTATCCTCTGAAATCTTAGAAGAAGACTTGAAGtctttgaaatttattttggcaGATGAAATTCCTGAGGGAATTTTGGAAAATTGTCAGAAGTCTACGGATTTGTTTTCCTACATGATAAAGAAGTGTCTTATAGGAGAGAACGATCTGGATTTCCTTGCAGAACTTTTCATTTGCATTAACCGATCTGATCTTGCAGAGCGTGTTAAAGTTTTTATAAGTAAATCTCCCTCATCACTAGGAATGGGCAGCGCACCCATAGCACAGGTGACTCGTGAATTGCCAG ccATGGGAAAGGCTATGGTTCGCTTCATGTTATCTGGTAATAATATTGACCAAAGAGCCACCCTCCAACAATTGAAAATTGGAATTTGTGCAGCTCTTCgaataaaaaattctgatatCAACTTTGTTAAAACAGAGGAGGAAGCTAATAACTCAGCCTGTTTCACTTTTCAAATCCCAAAGAATGATGGGCTGTTAAATTCACTCCGTAATGATGCCCTTCAAAAAGAGGACTGGCTTTGTCAATGTGGAATCCAGGCAGTGAGGGTTGGTGGAGATGCAAGTTACATTTGTCTTGTTCAGCCACTCACCCATCCACCTAAGGATACCCAAGCCAGACTTTCACAACTACTTCAGGCAGAAAGTGGTGCAG ATTTGAAGTGGAAAGACTTTGTTAACAAAGACAACCTGgatttgattgttgttgttgagcGTACCAAGAATCGTAAGTTTCATACAAGACTTAAAACTCAACTGGCTCACTTGGTTGAAATGATTTGTGTAAGAGATTACAACTTCCGACTTGCCCTAGTTTGTTATCAGGATCACACTTTTCCTGTTTCCAATGCTATCACTTGGTggtttactaaagaaaaagaTGTCATGAAGTCCCACATACATTACCTTAATGAATCTAGAATACCATGTTCAGAAAATGGGTTGGCTGATGGTCTTGCACTGGTACAAGATTTAGCAACTAAAGAAGATTCAAAATCATGCCGGAAAGATGCCAATAGAGTTTGCATACTACTGC cttCAGTGAACGAGAGAACCTCCCTAGAAACATACAAGTGTTCACATGGCCACGATGTGATGAAAATTTGCAGACAGTTGGCAGAAAATTCCGTCACCCTTTACACAGTTGGAATCATGCAACCCACAACTGCATCCCCTTTTGGAAGAAACCCATTgccagaatttttttcaggaatatCACTCAAAACTGGAGGTCGTTACATCCAAACACAAAACATCAAGCAGCTACCAGTG ATTATAATGTGTGCCATTAAAGAAGATCTCTCCTTGGAGCGTCTCATTGGCACTGCACATGATATAGTCCTACCACATGTGATTGAGAAATATGGAGATATTAATGTAGAAGAGCTTACCAAGATGCTTAGAGAAGAACTTAATCGAAGATCCTGCCTCGCAAAAGGCATTGTACTGCAAAACAGTGTGAGTGTTCTGCGTGAATCTGAGTTAGCACAGAAGTTGTCTTATGATGAGGACTTGGAGAGTGCTTGTTGCACTTTTAGAGAAGGTGTTAAAAGATTGCAGCAAGCAGAAATGCCTACAAATGGATTACCACAAGATGTGGACATGGAGAAAGTGACTAGTGACCTGGCGAGAATTACAATATCAAAAGATCAGGAAATCACTGATGATTTGTCAGAGCGACTTGTTCGCAAAGTTGGGCATCGGGCTTTTTACTGCACTTCATCCTAG
- the LOC131792477 gene encoding nuclear ubiquitous casein and cyclin-dependent kinase substrate 1-like isoform X2 — protein sequence MVFWRQPPSARLTNQLKIKRIWELTISLHYFTHFEVCTSTGMSLERRSDRVRKKVDYAKFCQEEDNSSNNSDDDFQDEAGPPQPPKKTKSKAKSNIKSKQEETKSKESGSLKRKERLSRDEKLYQKELEAALKASIEDSQLSSGSSTTHDNQEEFSDDEVEVASSKSKKPRLLPPLEIEDNNKENNVGSHTNTDKKVPNIEMEERRNDEIKKKQSRTTSDVKKEVLKQEQEEDDGLDSDFELSEELSNEESVSEGDDSDFDEETELKKTNKGKGRGKSAVSSPAKPSIKPRTSVTVTPIKMLKGKGSGKGKVSSANSSHSVSSSASNSPSIVSITRHQPLQQVKVHSTSLNKNNPGMQTVNLGGVKINNTGPPIRLGLSRNVRVKPLHSNVSVQQ from the exons ATGGTGTTTTGGCGCCAACCTCCATCAGCACGACTGacaaatcaattaaaaataaagagaatttgGGAATTAACAATAAGTCTACATTATTTTACTCATTTTGAAGTGTGTACAAGTACTGGTATGTCACTGGAGAGGCGATCTGACAG AGTGCGTAAAAAAGTAGATTATGCAAAGTTTTGTCAAGAAGAAGACAACAGCAGCAACAATAGTGATG ATGATTTCCAAGATGAAGCAGGACCGCCACAACCACCAAAGAAAACGAAATCAAAAGCCAAGTCAAatattaaatcaaaacaagaagAGACAAAGAGTAAAGAATCAGGaagtttaaaaaggaaagaaag ATTGTCAAGAGATGAAAAGCTGTACCAGAAAGAATTAGAGGCTGCACTGAAAGCTTCCATAGAAGACTCTCAGCTATCATCTGGTAGTAGTACTACACATGATAACCAGGAAGAATTTTCAGATGATGAAGTAGAAGTTGCATCATCCAAATCGAAAAAGCCCAGGTTACTTCCTCCTTTGGAGATAGAAGACAACAACAAAGAGAACAATGT TGGCTCGCACACTAATACAGACAAAAAAGTTCCAAACATCGAAATGGAGGAAAGaagaaatgatgaaataaaaaagaaacaaagcagaACAACATCAGATGTCAAGAAAGAGGTTttaaaacaagaacaagagGAAGATGATGGTCTTG ATAGTGATTTTGAACTTAGTGAAGAGTTGAGCAATGAGGAAAGCGTAAGTGAGGGAGATGACAGTGATTTTGATGAGGAAACagaactaaagaaaacaaataaggGCAAAGGGCGAGGAAAGTCAGCTGTGAGTTCACCAGCCAAACCAAGTATTAAACCAAGAACAAGTGTGACAG TTACACCAATCAAGATGTTAAAGGGCAAAGGCAGTGGTAAAGGAAAGGTTTCATCTGCAAACAGCAGCCACTCAGTGTCAAGTTCTGCATCAAACTCACCATCAA TTGTGTCCATCACAAGACATCAACCTTTACAGCAAGTGAAGGTGCACTCCACCTCACTCAACAAAAACAATCCAGGAATGCAAACTGTAAATCTTGGTGGAGTTAAAATCAACAACACTGGCCCTCCAATACGTCTTGGACTTTCAAGAAATGTGCGAGTTAAACCACTTCATTCAAATGTGTCTGTTCAACAGTGA
- the LOC131792477 gene encoding nuclear ubiquitous casein and cyclin-dependent kinase substrate 1-like isoform X1, whose protein sequence is MVFWRQPPSARLTNQLKIKRIWELTISLHYFTHFEVCTSTGMSLERRSDRVRKKVDYAKFCQEEDNSSNNSDDDFQDEAGPPQPPKKTKSKAKSNIKSKQEETKSKESGSLKRKERLSRDEKLYQKELEAALKASIEDSQLSSGSSTTHDNQEEFSDDEVEVASSKSKKPRLLPPLEIEDNNKENNVSGSHTNTDKKVPNIEMEERRNDEIKKKQSRTTSDVKKEVLKQEQEEDDGLDSDFELSEELSNEESVSEGDDSDFDEETELKKTNKGKGRGKSAVSSPAKPSIKPRTSVTVTPIKMLKGKGSGKGKVSSANSSHSVSSSASNSPSIVSITRHQPLQQVKVHSTSLNKNNPGMQTVNLGGVKINNTGPPIRLGLSRNVRVKPLHSNVSVQQ, encoded by the exons ATGGTGTTTTGGCGCCAACCTCCATCAGCACGACTGacaaatcaattaaaaataaagagaatttgGGAATTAACAATAAGTCTACATTATTTTACTCATTTTGAAGTGTGTACAAGTACTGGTATGTCACTGGAGAGGCGATCTGACAG AGTGCGTAAAAAAGTAGATTATGCAAAGTTTTGTCAAGAAGAAGACAACAGCAGCAACAATAGTGATG ATGATTTCCAAGATGAAGCAGGACCGCCACAACCACCAAAGAAAACGAAATCAAAAGCCAAGTCAAatattaaatcaaaacaagaagAGACAAAGAGTAAAGAATCAGGaagtttaaaaaggaaagaaag ATTGTCAAGAGATGAAAAGCTGTACCAGAAAGAATTAGAGGCTGCACTGAAAGCTTCCATAGAAGACTCTCAGCTATCATCTGGTAGTAGTACTACACATGATAACCAGGAAGAATTTTCAGATGATGAAGTAGAAGTTGCATCATCCAAATCGAAAAAGCCCAGGTTACTTCCTCCTTTGGAGATAGAAGACAACAACAAAGAGAACAATGT CAGTGGCTCGCACACTAATACAGACAAAAAAGTTCCAAACATCGAAATGGAGGAAAGaagaaatgatgaaataaaaaagaaacaaagcagaACAACATCAGATGTCAAGAAAGAGGTTttaaaacaagaacaagagGAAGATGATGGTCTTG ATAGTGATTTTGAACTTAGTGAAGAGTTGAGCAATGAGGAAAGCGTAAGTGAGGGAGATGACAGTGATTTTGATGAGGAAACagaactaaagaaaacaaataaggGCAAAGGGCGAGGAAAGTCAGCTGTGAGTTCACCAGCCAAACCAAGTATTAAACCAAGAACAAGTGTGACAG TTACACCAATCAAGATGTTAAAGGGCAAAGGCAGTGGTAAAGGAAAGGTTTCATCTGCAAACAGCAGCCACTCAGTGTCAAGTTCTGCATCAAACTCACCATCAA TTGTGTCCATCACAAGACATCAACCTTTACAGCAAGTGAAGGTGCACTCCACCTCACTCAACAAAAACAATCCAGGAATGCAAACTGTAAATCTTGGTGGAGTTAAAATCAACAACACTGGCCCTCCAATACGTCTTGGACTTTCAAGAAATGTGCGAGTTAAACCACTTCATTCAAATGTGTCTGTTCAACAGTGA
- the LOC131792477 gene encoding nuclear ubiquitous casein and cyclin-dependent kinase substrate 1-like isoform X3: MVFWRQPPSARLTNQLKIKRIWELTISLHYFTHFEVCTSTGMSLERRSDRVRKKVDYAKFCQEEDNSSNNSDDDFQDEAGPPQPPKKTKSKAKSNIKSKQEETKSKESGSLKRKERLSRDEKLYQKELEAALKASIEDSQLSSGSSTTHDNQEEFSDDEVEVASSKSKKPRLLPPLEIEDNNKENNVSGSHTNTDKKVPNIEMEERRNDEIKKKQSRTTSDVKKEVLKQEQEEDDGLDSDFELSEELSNEESVSEGDDSDFDEETELKKTNKGKGRGKSAVSSPAKPSIKPRTSVTVTPIKMLKGKGSGKGKVSSANSSHSVSSSASNSPSSFF, translated from the exons ATGGTGTTTTGGCGCCAACCTCCATCAGCACGACTGacaaatcaattaaaaataaagagaatttgGGAATTAACAATAAGTCTACATTATTTTACTCATTTTGAAGTGTGTACAAGTACTGGTATGTCACTGGAGAGGCGATCTGACAG AGTGCGTAAAAAAGTAGATTATGCAAAGTTTTGTCAAGAAGAAGACAACAGCAGCAACAATAGTGATG ATGATTTCCAAGATGAAGCAGGACCGCCACAACCACCAAAGAAAACGAAATCAAAAGCCAAGTCAAatattaaatcaaaacaagaagAGACAAAGAGTAAAGAATCAGGaagtttaaaaaggaaagaaag ATTGTCAAGAGATGAAAAGCTGTACCAGAAAGAATTAGAGGCTGCACTGAAAGCTTCCATAGAAGACTCTCAGCTATCATCTGGTAGTAGTACTACACATGATAACCAGGAAGAATTTTCAGATGATGAAGTAGAAGTTGCATCATCCAAATCGAAAAAGCCCAGGTTACTTCCTCCTTTGGAGATAGAAGACAACAACAAAGAGAACAATGT CAGTGGCTCGCACACTAATACAGACAAAAAAGTTCCAAACATCGAAATGGAGGAAAGaagaaatgatgaaataaaaaagaaacaaagcagaACAACATCAGATGTCAAGAAAGAGGTTttaaaacaagaacaagagGAAGATGATGGTCTTG ATAGTGATTTTGAACTTAGTGAAGAGTTGAGCAATGAGGAAAGCGTAAGTGAGGGAGATGACAGTGATTTTGATGAGGAAACagaactaaagaaaacaaataaggGCAAAGGGCGAGGAAAGTCAGCTGTGAGTTCACCAGCCAAACCAAGTATTAAACCAAGAACAAGTGTGACAG TTACACCAATCAAGATGTTAAAGGGCAAAGGCAGTGGTAAAGGAAAGGTTTCATCTGCAAACAGCAGCCACTCAGTGTCAAGTTCTGCATCAAACTCACCATCAA GTTTCTTCTGA
- the LOC131792481 gene encoding large ribosomal subunit protein bL28-like, whose amino-acid sequence MVRLGLRFLLFGRTVAQKAKGRALLKESREAPHKGLYHGETYVFGYRTTWSGKKTPRVWKPNVFEKTFYSQVLEQDLSLKVSVPALRCIDKAGGLDNYIINTPERTLHSKLAIDLKKLMMWVVKCKEEGVEMEQIRSEVFPKPRISRHVHIPKEYTNRFYFDWKGPRKQMVFC is encoded by the exons ATGGTACGCCTTGGTCTTCGCTTCTTACTCTTTGGTAGGACGGTCGCACAGAAAGCAAAAGGACGCGCTCTATTGAAAGAGTCTCGCGAAGCACCACATAAAGGTCTTTACCACGGAGAAACTTATGTGTTTGGCTACAGAACAACATGGTCTGGAAAAAA AACTCCACGAGTGTGGAAGCCAAATGTCTTTGAAAAGACATTCTACAGTCAAGTGTTAGAACAAGACTTGTCACTAAAGGTCAGTGTGCCTGCTCTGAGATGTATTGACAAAGCTGGTGGACTTGACAATTACATCATTAACACACCTGAAAGAACTCTGCATTCTAAATTAGCTATTGATCTCAAGAAACTTATGATGTGGGTTGTCAAATGTAAAGAAGAAGGTGTGGAAATGGAGCAGATCAGGAGTGAGGTTTTTCCCAAACCAAGAATAAGTCGTCATGTTCACATTCCAAAAGAATATACCAACAGATTTTACTTTGATTGGAAAGGACCTCGCAAACAGATGGTGTTTTGTTAG
- the LOC131792480 gene encoding cyclic GMP-AMP synthase-like receptor 1 encodes MSEQNLNTILNRFTANIVQLRQQRKIEALNCWEPIVKEILEYVKTKDDRFSALQILPTGSYYERAKVKEPDEFDLMLIMDNLELDDAPFEEDDGFSEPPIGFTTVMIDEGEEWLWKRDSCVNHRGMLNASQVKAVFKRLVDKAIREKKHLRNVAVKSEGPAVTLKITSTNRIEYSIDLTLAIKEKTWPEEAEEWKTRPRAGWPNNNLVREICREGCHLVGKQPKGHNIAYKEKGFLWRYSFSAAEKRLFLQGGQGEANSCRKKVLRIVKALREELNLKPLKSYHLKTLLLYECESHPNASEWRDTLDVRFMGLLKRLEKCLRSKSCAHYFIEGLNLFESFNHQECQELANRVREIISKPVQVLTKLLGKYQMA; translated from the exons ATGAGTGAACAGAATTTAAACACTATCTTAAATCGTTTTACTGCTAATATTGTTCAGCTTCGTcaacaaaggaaaatagaagCCCTAAACTGTTGGGAGCCTATCGTGAAAGAAATCTTAGAATATGTGAAAACGAAAGATGACCGATTCAGTGCTCTTCAAATCTTACCTACAGGAAGCTATTATGAAAGGGCCAAAGTAAAAGAGCCCGATGAATTCGACCTGATGTTAATCATGGATAATTTAGAACTGGATGACGCACCATTTGAAGAAGACGATGGCTTCAGCGAGCCACCAATCG GATTTACCACTGTAATGATTGACGAGGGCGAAGAATGGCTTTGGAAGAGAGACAGCTGTGTGAACCATAGAGGAATGCTGAATGCCTCACAGGTTAAAGCAGTTTTTAAAAGGCTTGTGGATAAAGCCATCAGGGAAAAAAAGCATTTAAG GAATGTTGCTGTTAAGTCTGAAGGCCCAGCAGTGACCTTGAAAATAACTAGCACAAATAGAATAGAATATTCTATTGATTTGACACTTGCCATCAAGGAGAAAACCTGGCCAGAAGAAGCTGAAGAATGGAAAACAAGGCCCAGAGCTG GTTGGCCCAATAACAATCTTGTGAGAGAAATTTGCAGAGAGGGATGTCATCTGGTAGGTAAGCAACCAAAGGGTCACAACATTGCTTACAAAGAGAAAGGATTCCTGTGGCGTTATTCCTTCTCAGCGGCTGAAAAGAGGCTATTCCTTCAAGGTGGGCAAGGTGAAGCCAACTCTTGCCGAAAGAAAGTTCTCCGAATAGTGAAGGCTCTTCGAGAAGAACTTAACCTGAAGCCATTGAAGTCATATCATCTAAAAACACTCTTACTCTATGAGTGCGAGTCCCACCCTAATGCCTCAGAGTGGAGAGATACCTTGGATGTTCGATTCATGGGCCTCCTTAAGAGGTTGGAAAAGTGTCTACGCTCAAAGAGTTGTGCCCATTATTTTATTGAaggtttaaatttgtttgaatcATTCAACCACCAAGAATGCCAGGAATTGGCTAATAGAGTGAGGGAAATTATAAGCAAACCAGTGCAAGTGCTAACCAAACTCCTAGGGAAATACCAAATGGCAtga